In the Candidatus Binatia bacterium genome, one interval contains:
- the pgsA gene encoding CDP-diacylglycerol--glycerol-3-phosphate 3-phosphatidyltransferase: MRKELVNWPNFFTLVRILLIPVVVVFLTDPGPRAAIAATGTFFLASLSDFLDGYLARRYGLSTTLGKILDPLADKLIVAAVLVMLVAMGREPQVPGWAVAVMISREIAVTGLRAVALAHGVVVEAETLGKYKMVLQMFALHGLLLHYPFFGIDFFSIGLYFFWLALAVGVWSGVEYFRHVLPQLWRSGAPASLPR; this comes from the coding sequence TTGCGGAAAGAACTCGTCAACTGGCCTAACTTTTTCACTCTTGTACGGATTTTACTGATTCCCGTCGTAGTGGTGTTTTTGACCGACCCTGGCCCTCGGGCGGCGATTGCGGCGACGGGAACATTCTTTCTGGCTTCGTTGTCCGATTTTCTCGACGGCTACTTGGCGCGCCGCTATGGGTTGAGCACCACCCTCGGCAAGATTTTGGACCCTTTGGCGGATAAACTCATTGTGGCGGCCGTTCTCGTGATGCTGGTCGCCATGGGACGCGAGCCCCAAGTTCCCGGCTGGGCCGTGGCCGTGATGATTTCGCGCGAAATTGCTGTGACCGGCTTGCGAGCCGTCGCACTTGCACACGGCGTTGTTGTGGAAGCGGAGACTCTCGGCAAGTACAAAATGGTCTTGCAGATGTTTGCCCTGCACGGGTTGCTGCTCCATTACCCATTCTTCGGCATCGACTTTTTCTCGATCGGTTTGTACTTCTTTTGGCTTGCGCTCGCCGTAGGTGTGTGGTCTGGGGTCGAATACTTTCGGCACGTGTTGCCGCAACTTTGGCGAAGTGGAGCCCCAGCTTCGCTGCCCCGATAG